GCAGCAATGGCAGCGCCACCAACGATGACGGTGGCCACACAAATCAGATGCTTCTCAATCAGATCCCCTACGGCACAACATACCACGACCAAATGATTCTTGGATCACTACGGGATGGTGGAGCCATCTTCCAACAGCCATACCAGCTGCCCGGAGTGAATTGGACCTCCTAATTCGAAGCTTCTGAGAGGTGAGGTACTGATGTCCCATCTGTCTGGTAGTAGCCCATAATATACAGAGGAAGAAGGATTGTTGGTGGAGCACCTGCAAATGCTCAAATTCCCCTACTAGAAAGGTTCTCTTCAGTCCCAGGTAACTCAACAGTGTACATATATATAGTTTATTGTTGGATAGCAGAACAGAGATCGAGTGTCAGAGCATAAAATCCAGTAGGATTCTTTAGTAAATATcaaataggagagagagagagagagagagagaagataaagttattagtactgtgaGTTGTAGCTGCTTGCACCTTGCAATAAATTTCGGATGGAATTTGATCATGTTCATATCACTCATGCTGGTGAAAGTTCTGTAGAGACCTGAATACTTGTTGGAATTATATTTGTTGAGAAGTGCCCATCACTTGCTTCgcgatcaacatcatcatcaatttCACCTGTTAAACCTGCAAGAATTGTTTCTGAAATATGGCTCCTAAACTATTCTAGTATGTTTCTTTCTATGATAAACTGCTTTCGTCTCTTAACATGAGAAAATTATTTATTGCTTGGCTTCTATTTGAGCTGCTAACTATCTCCATCTGCACAGTGGAAGTGACAAAGAAAGAAAGTTGGAATCATCTTCTAACTATCTTCATCCGCTTTTATTTGGAAGCATCCTCATACTGAGGTGGACACTAATTACGAAAGAAAGTTAGGTTCTACCAAAACAAGAAGGTAAGCCTCAGCATATGTGGGGCTGACTTCAGCCTCACGAATCCTTAATGAGCTGCAGGATCGATGCCGTTCCAAAAGCCTTTTCCCGGTTCTCTTTTCCTCCTTTCCTGTCATTGGAAATCGCCAAACGAGTGCATGTGGACTTTCCCATGTCCGGCCGCTGAGATAtttgtctctttctctctctctctctcgctcgttcGTCTGATGTGAATGTATGTAGAGTGGGAGTCACACTCCGCGGGCTCGTTTGTCCCTGGAAGTTGACATCAGTGAGTGGGAACCCTAGTAATCGTACTGCCCAAATGGGAAAGATGTCGAAGAAAGTTTCAGCTGCAGTTGGGTCGAGGCTGCCAAACGAGGGAGAAGATGGAGGGCAATATCACTTAACAGGATGCGCATCTCTGATGTGTTGACCTGCTCAAGCAACAGGAGCTACTCCAATACTTGAAAGAAGAAACCACTGTGATGATAGATGGCAGGATTACAGAATGGTCCCATTCTCATGCCTCAAGTGTAACTCCAATACAAAACACTGagacacacacagagagagagagagagagagagagagagagagagagagagagagagagaacttatAGACGATagtatcacaagagaataatctcAGTTTATTACAAAGCCATTAGAACAAACAAGAGTTTAGATATTTATATTGAATTGACTTACGATATGCTTCGCGAACAATAGGTGTACAATCCTACATACGAACACAAAGATCAGTTTGACTCCAATTCATTGTCGATTTTAATGATCTTAACATCGTATCAAACCCAAtattcaagaaaaaaagaaacaaaagatctAAAGAAAAGTTAGATGTTGGCTGTATGAAGTGAGAAAAAGAAGAATAGTGCTATGTTATCACCTACTTACGATGGGTTTTAATGGAACAGCCCATGTTGATTAATAGTTATGATGCTTGTGTTCCTCCTGACGAACAGCCCACGATAATTCTTACTCGTAATAATGTTTTGGAGTTGATTTGTCATTTGTTCTTCATCACATCTCGAGTCGTGGTTTGTTGATGAAAGAGATCTGTGGTTTCGTAGACTCTACATACGTTACATTACTTCAACTACATGATTTTTATGTAGTTCCAATCTCTGCCATTACCGTCTCTCTTTGGTCTCCACCTTGCGCCGCAAGTCATCAGTTGTGTTTGGTGATGATTAGGGACAACCTGCAGTTGCATCACGCGACTGCTGGGAACTACAATATTGGGATTCATAAAACCAGCAATTTTTTTGGAGAACAAGGAATTGAAAGGCATTGAAAACTAGGAATCGAGTATTTTGAATACCTCACGAGAAAATAATACTTCGCATCTCTCTGATAGTTCCTTAGATATCGAGAGGGGTTGAAAGAATAGAATGTCTGGTAGAAGGTTTAGTGTCACTCTGATATGTTCTGCATCCCCAGACTCGGGTCGTTCCATTGGCTTATTTGGGGATCCCAACCCTCAGGAGACCCAGGTAAGCAATAAATCTGAAGATAAACATCATGAGGAACAATGCTATCACAGACAAGGCTCTTTTGTCGAAGCCAAGCAACTTGAAGGAGGGGAACTCCGAGACGGGGCATGTGGTGGTGCGAGTGCACTGGTATGTGTCGGTGGGAGAGTACTGCGACGCTATCTGCAGCTTGAATGTGTAGTAGTTGAAGGAGACGTACTTGACCCACGAAATGAAGGGCGGGACGTTCTGCACGTAGAACCCGGAGGCGAGCTGGAAGATGACCATGAGCACCGTTAAGAGCGCCGACCCGGACTTGAGGTTCGTGACGAACGCCCCGATCGCCAGCCCTAGGCTCTGCGCCACCACCACGCTCAGCAGCAAGGCCGAGAGACAGATTAAGAAGCTGCTCGCCACAGGTTTGAGGCCGCCCAACCAGTACGTGATGGTGACGAAGGCGATAGGGAGGCTGAGCTCCATGGGCAGGCCCCCCAACGTGCTGGCGATGAAGTAGGATGACAACCGGTACATCCCGGAGGACCTCTCCTTGCTCAGCATGGTGCGCTCTTGTGGGAATGTAAATATTGCTTGGAACGATGCGTAGTAAGCCCAGAATCCAGCGATGAAGAAGAGAAGCCCCGCCTGCACGAAGGATCACGGAAGCTCATGTAAACAGTAGAAGGTTTCCTGATTCTTTCGCTGCTAGATAAAATGGTGTCGATCATGCGAGTGAAGAAAGAGGACCTGATCCTGGATGTGACCTGCCGAACCATACCATAGGATTCCTCCGATGAGAGCTGATATAATCACCTGTGCCACCTTTCTCCCGGCGAAGGTTTCATGCCTTCTTTCCTTGAGTCCCCTTTGCAGTAACACCGTGAATTGTTGCCACCAAGTAGTGCACCACTGATTCGTCATCTTCTCCGCCTCGTGTTGCTGCTGATCAAGTTGTTGGCTCAGGCCTGAAAGCTCTTCTGCAACCTTACCACGCAAGTGGTGGTTATAAGCATCCAGTAAAGCTTCTTTAGTAGATGCTGTACCCTCGACTGTTTCATTGAAGGAGATGCCTGCACTCACAGCGGCACCGAGTCAGTCCCATCCTTACCGAAAGGTTTGCGTGATGAAGTGAGCGGCCACGTACCATTAGCGAGGTCGAGAAGGAAGTCGGCAGGATTCATGGGCATAGCAGGGGAGTAACCGATGCTTGCGAAATAGCCCATGGCCTCACTACCTCTGCCGTAGTATATGGCGTTACCCTCTGACAGCAGCAGGATCTTGTGGAACATGTAGAAGAGGCGGCTCGAAGGCTGATGGATGGTCATCGTCACGGTCCTGCCGCCCTTGGCGAGGTCCGCTAGGGTGGACACGATTCGCCCGGCAATGGTGGAGTCGAGACCCGAGGTGGGCTCGTCCAGAAACAGCAGGCTCGGGTTGATGAGCATCTCTTGGCCGATGCTCACCCGCTTGCGCTCTCCGCCGGACACCCCGCGCACGAAGGGGCCGCCGATGATGCTGTCGCGGCACGCGGTGAGGCCGAGCTCCTCGATGACGGCCTCCGCCTTCTCGGCCTTTTCCCGGCGCGAGAGGGTCCCAGGGAGGCGGAGGAGCGCGGTGAAGACGAGGGTCTCCGTGACGGTGAGGTGCGGGTAGAGGACGTCGTCCTGCATCACGAACCCCATCCTGCGCCTAAGCGAGCTGGAGAAGGGCTTCCCGTTGTAGGTGACGCTGCCGGTGAGGCGTTGAGTGCGTGCCACGCGGCCGGCAAGCACCGTCAGCAACGTCGTCTTCCCACTCCCCGAGGGCCCGAGCATCGCCATCATCTCCCCCGGATACACTGTACCCGAAATCCCATTCAGGATCACCCTCTCCCGCTGCTTTCCCTTGTTCTCCCCGCGCTTCTCCTTCGTCTTGATCTTGTACACCACATCTTCGAACTGCATGGAACTCATTACCAAGTTGTCGTTACCTCTCATCAAACAACTTCATCGAAGGTGATCATAGAGCAGAATCAATTAGATACTCTCTTCTCGAAATGCGCTCTACTGTACGACACATTTTAAATGCTTCTTAGCCTACATGCTTTTCTACCTTTCACTGTGAAATCAAATAATAGTTCTTCTCCTTAATTTTCAGTTTGCTCTTCATGCACTTGAAATCAACAGTGAAAAATCTTTAAGCTAACATGCAATAGGGGAAAACTCAGAACTTGAATAGAACGGGTAAGGACCGAAGATTGGACGTTCATGTACTTTAAGATCGATAGGACGATGGGCTTTGGCGAAGATTGATTGCGGCGCTGCATCATTCTTCTCTCCACGGTCCGGTTGCTGCAGTTCTATCTCCGCCATTTTCGACTCTGATTCCATGTCCTAACTTGCTCGATCGATTTTTTGGATCCTTCGTCTCGGGATTCTTTTTTGTTTctcgttctcctcctcctcctccaacggAGAAGAGAGATCGAGCCGGATGGAGAGAAGAGACCGGGGAAGGTGGCACGCCTCCTCTTGTTAATAAAGAGCAATGCCTTCTCCCTGGCAGAGGAGCCAAGAAGAGAATAGAGATATGTTCGGTGATGTCCTTTTTCTTCTCGTACCTCGACAGTTTGCGTTGATATGGTGTCCCACTACCGGCGATTTGCTGCAACGAGGAACAAATCAAGAGGGGGAATGGGACCTGCAACACAACCATCCCGACAACTTGGTTACGCCCAGCAGCGCAAGTTTCTAGTGGATGGAGCTAATAGTACGCAGGATCTCGCTGTAAATCTGcaaaagtggtttggtcatttaATGCAGTAGATATAACGGTCGATATGCTACTGTGCATGCATCAGAACAATGCCACGTGGATACAATGCAGTGCAGCAGATTCGTTAAATCTTTTGTAGATTCCACGCAGTGTTCTTAACTGATTCGTTGAAGGCAGTAGTCGTGTGAACCAAACCATCATTCCTTCTATGGTCGGTGGACGAAGCGATGGGGCAGTTAGTGGGGGCCCGCTGGCGCTCTCGCTTGCACGCAAGGATAAGGCAAGTGGACGGGGCCCATTGCTGTTGTGGTCCACGTCAAATTCGCACTGGTACATGTTGGATTTTGCTGCCCGTTGCTGTTTGTTTGTCTGGTCCATGTCAAATTCGGATTGATAGATTGGGAAGATTAGAACATGACA
The DNA window shown above is from Musa acuminata AAA Group cultivar baxijiao chromosome BXJ2-4, Cavendish_Baxijiao_AAA, whole genome shotgun sequence and carries:
- the LOC103980548 gene encoding ABC transporter G family member 9-like → MESESKMAEIELQQPDRGEKNDAAPQSIFAKAHRPIDLKFEDVVYKIKTKEKRGENKGKQRERVILNGISGTVYPGEMMAMLGPSGSGKTTLLTVLAGRVARTQRLTGSVTYNGKPFSSSLRRRMGFVMQDDVLYPHLTVTETLVFTALLRLPGTLSRREKAEKAEAVIEELGLTACRDSIIGGPFVRGVSGGERKRVSIGQEMLINPSLLFLDEPTSGLDSTIAGRIVSTLADLAKGGRTVTMTIHQPSSRLFYMFHKILLLSEGNAIYYGRGSEAMGYFASIGYSPAMPMNPADFLLDLANGISFNETVEGTASTKEALLDAYNHHLRGKVAEELSGLSQQLDQQQHEAEKMTNQWCTTWWQQFTVLLQRGLKERRHETFAGRKVAQVIISALIGGILWYGSAGHIQDQAGLLFFIAGFWAYYASFQAIFTFPQERTMLSKERSSGMYRLSSYFIASTLGGLPMELSLPIAFVTITYWLGGLKPVASSFLICLSALLLSVVVAQSLGLAIGAFVTNLKSGSALLTVLMVIFQLASGFYVQNVPPFISWVKYVSFNYYTFKLQIASQYSPTDTYQCTRTTTCPVSEFPSFKLLGFDKRALSVIALFLMMFIFRFIAYLGLLRVGIPK